GCGGCGCGGACGCGCCACACGGGCGCAGATTCGGAAGCTGGGCGTGACGCGGCTGTGCATTCACCGCACGCCGCAGCACACCTACGCGCAGGTTATCGACGCCAGCGGCGGTCGTGTGCTGGCGGCGGCGAGCACGCTCGAGAAGGCGCTGGCCGAGCAGCTTGGTCACACCGGCAACGTCGAGGCGGCGCGCCTGATCGGCCGGGTGGTGGCCGAGCGTGCCCAGCAGGCGGGCGTGCTAAAGGTTGCGTTCGACCGCAGCGGGTTCATGTATCACGGCCGCGTGAAGGCTCTGGCGGATGCCGCCCGCGAAGCCGGTCTGCAATTCTAGGAGCTGGTCATGGCCCGAGCTGAACAAACATACGAAACCAACGACATCCAGAAGCTGATCAACGTCCGCCGCGTGGCCAAGGTGGTCAAGGGC
This Immundisolibacter cernigliae DNA region includes the following protein-coding sequences:
- the rplR gene encoding 50S ribosomal protein L18, whose protein sequence is MEKKVKRLRRGRATRAQIRKLGVTRLCIHRTPQHTYAQVIDASGGRVLAAASTLEKALAEQLGHTGNVEAARLIGRVVAERAQQAGVLKVAFDRSGFMYHGRVKALADAAREAGLQF